A DNA window from Oceanispirochaeta sp. M1 contains the following coding sequences:
- the uvrA gene encoding excinuclease ABC subunit UvrA codes for MKNLIIKGAREHNLKNINLELPRDSFIVISGLSGSGKSSLAFDTIFAEGQRRYVESLSAYARQFLGRMEKPDVDYIEGLSPAISIEQKTTHKNPRSTVGTITEIYDYLRLLFARVGVPYCPECGVEIKEQSVDQIIDAVRSKEEGCKLVILSPLVRGKKGEHKKIFEDALKSGFVRVRVDGEILSLEDEIKLEKNKKHSIEVVVDRVKLSDETISRLTQSIETALTLSEGQVIIQDKGEETEQFFSEKNSCPSCGFSMPELQPRLFSFNNPFGACPDCSGLGQTLEFSRDKIFPDLSLSFNKHGVAPYNPKANWHRSWFEAMAKFYDFSLDTPLEDLEPKILDIMLYGSDDPMEVLYENKEGTGRFEYKSQYKGIIDDLKRRYRESSSDSMKTWIEEYMEKKTCHSCGGKRLKSEALHVLVHKKNIHELTNLSIKDCSSFFKNLKLNETETHIAKQIMKEIKDRLSFLESVGLEYLTLHREAATLSGGEAQRIRLATQIGSSLVGVLYILDEPTIGLHQRDNERLINTLKHLRDIGNTLIVVEHDEQTLKTADYIVDIGPGAGIHGGRIVAEGTVEEIMKNPNSPTGLFLSGAITIDAPGERRKGTGKFIHVKGCTEHNLKNLDLSIPLGTMTVITGVSGSGKSTFLTDILYPGLSNHLNKSKKRVGECTSIEGMDEIDKVICIDQSAIGRTPRSNPATYIGLFTPIRDLFSSLPDSKARGYKPGRFSFNVKGGRCENCQGAGTQKIEMHFLPDVYVTCDVCKGKRFNRETLEIRYKGKNIHDVLDMPIDEAVEFFSPIPTIAHKCRTLLSVGLGYIKLGQSALTLSGGEAQRVKLSLELSKRQTGKTFYIIDEPTTGLHFADVKQLLDVLQTLVEKKNTICMIEHNLDVIKVSDHVIDLGPEGGDKGGHLVAAGTPEEVARCKKSYTGRFLKELLP; via the coding sequence ATGAAGAATCTGATAATTAAAGGTGCCAGGGAACACAACCTTAAAAATATAAACCTGGAACTCCCCAGGGACAGTTTTATTGTCATTTCGGGGCTTAGCGGAAGTGGTAAATCGTCTCTTGCGTTTGATACAATATTTGCCGAAGGACAGAGACGCTATGTGGAATCTCTGTCGGCATATGCCCGTCAGTTTTTAGGCAGAATGGAAAAACCCGATGTGGATTACATCGAGGGACTCTCTCCTGCCATTTCCATAGAACAGAAAACAACCCATAAGAACCCCCGGTCAACGGTGGGAACCATTACCGAAATATATGACTATCTCAGACTTCTTTTCGCAAGGGTGGGAGTTCCTTACTGTCCTGAATGCGGTGTGGAGATCAAAGAGCAGTCTGTAGATCAGATCATCGATGCCGTCCGCTCCAAGGAGGAGGGTTGTAAGCTTGTTATTCTCTCCCCTCTGGTCAGGGGTAAAAAGGGCGAGCATAAAAAGATCTTTGAAGATGCATTGAAATCCGGTTTTGTCCGCGTCAGAGTGGATGGGGAAATCCTATCCCTGGAAGATGAAATAAAACTGGAAAAGAATAAGAAACACTCCATTGAAGTTGTTGTAGACAGGGTGAAGCTGAGTGACGAGACTATCTCACGCCTGACTCAGTCTATTGAGACGGCCCTTACTCTGTCTGAAGGACAGGTGATAATACAGGACAAAGGGGAAGAAACAGAACAGTTCTTTTCTGAGAAAAACTCCTGTCCCAGCTGTGGATTCAGTATGCCTGAACTGCAGCCCAGACTCTTCAGTTTCAATAACCCCTTCGGAGCCTGTCCAGACTGTTCCGGTCTGGGACAGACTCTTGAATTCTCCAGAGACAAGATATTTCCCGACCTGAGCCTCTCGTTCAATAAACACGGAGTGGCTCCTTATAATCCCAAGGCAAACTGGCATCGCAGCTGGTTTGAAGCCATGGCAAAGTTCTACGATTTTTCACTGGATACTCCCCTGGAGGATCTGGAGCCCAAAATCCTTGATATTATGCTCTATGGTTCGGATGATCCCATGGAAGTGCTTTATGAAAATAAAGAAGGAACCGGCCGTTTTGAATATAAATCCCAGTACAAGGGAATTATTGATGACCTGAAACGCCGGTATAGAGAGAGCAGTTCCGATTCAATGAAAACCTGGATCGAAGAGTATATGGAAAAAAAAACCTGCCACAGCTGTGGTGGTAAAAGGCTTAAAAGTGAAGCTCTTCATGTTCTTGTCCATAAAAAGAATATCCATGAGCTTACTAATCTTTCCATCAAGGACTGTAGTTCATTTTTTAAAAATCTGAAACTCAACGAGACCGAGACCCATATCGCAAAGCAGATCATGAAAGAGATCAAGGATCGTCTGAGCTTTCTCGAAAGCGTTGGACTCGAGTATCTGACCCTTCATCGTGAAGCCGCCACCCTGTCTGGAGGTGAAGCTCAGAGAATACGCCTGGCTACTCAGATCGGATCTTCACTGGTTGGTGTTCTCTATATTCTGGATGAACCCACAATCGGACTTCATCAGAGGGACAATGAACGCCTTATCAATACTCTCAAACATCTGCGGGATATCGGAAATACTCTGATCGTTGTCGAGCATGATGAGCAGACCCTGAAGACCGCCGACTATATTGTAGATATCGGTCCCGGAGCTGGAATCCACGGTGGGCGGATAGTCGCCGAGGGAACCGTGGAAGAGATTATGAAAAACCCGAACAGCCCGACAGGCCTTTTTTTGAGCGGAGCAATCACCATTGATGCACCCGGAGAGCGCCGCAAAGGTACAGGTAAATTTATCCATGTCAAAGGCTGTACCGAACATAACCTGAAAAACCTGGATCTCAGCATTCCTCTTGGAACCATGACAGTTATCACAGGTGTTTCAGGTTCCGGTAAATCCACATTCCTTACGGATATTTTGTATCCCGGTCTGAGTAACCATCTCAACAAATCTAAAAAGAGAGTAGGTGAGTGTACAAGTATTGAAGGGATGGATGAGATTGATAAGGTCATCTGTATAGATCAGAGTGCCATCGGCCGGACTCCCCGTTCAAACCCGGCCACCTATATAGGATTGTTTACACCCATCAGGGATCTATTCTCCTCACTACCCGATTCCAAGGCAAGAGGATATAAGCCGGGCCGTTTCTCCTTCAATGTGAAGGGTGGACGCTGTGAGAACTGTCAGGGTGCGGGTACACAGAAAATTGAAATGCACTTTCTCCCTGATGTATATGTCACCTGTGATGTTTGCAAGGGTAAGAGATTCAACAGGGAAACCCTGGAAATACGCTATAAGGGAAAAAATATTCATGATGTACTGGATATGCCCATCGATGAAGCGGTTGAATTTTTCTCTCCCATTCCAACCATCGCACATAAGTGCAGAACCCTGCTGTCAGTAGGACTGGGATACATAAAACTGGGACAGTCTGCTCTGACTCTTTCGGGTGGAGAAGCCCAGCGTGTTAAACTGTCTCTGGAGCTCTCAAAGCGACAGACAGGAAAGACCTTCTATATCATAGACGAGCCCACAACAGGTCTTCATTTTGCAGATGTTAAGCAGCTGCTGGATGTTTTACAGACCCTGGTTGAGAAAAAAAATACAATCTGCATGATTGAACATAATCTTGATGTTATAAAAGTCTCGGACCATGTTATTGATCTGGGGCCCGAAGGAGGGGATAAGGGAGGTCATCTTGTTGCCGCCGGCACACCTGAGGAAGTTGCCCGCTGTAAGAAATCATATACAGGAAGGTTTTTGAAAGAACTTCTCCCCTGA
- a CDS encoding LPS-assembly protein LptD: MKKYQRTAAFLLLFYLLTPVFSQEIGEDAPLSEAEGEPEAQPEAQPEAQPEAQPELSLYEKTMIKDIETASYYELVAWCRSLDLSDGGDSASLKKSLFQHYSLSPSKKRSEDSNVSIITVKSAYNTDYFTVEENDQQMIVLKGDVEVEMVESGSNPRTHIIKAEELIFNQTEQVITARGNLEYTLISSDSKDIFYGDSLDFSVSSWSGLIFKGTSLRDEEVEGESQTFYFNGNILKKSGKGGIFILDDGLIKTQDREDPDFHLKAKKLWLLGPQEWGILSGVLYVGHVPLLYIPFYFKPGNELIFNPVIGQKTRKGTFLQTTTYLMGQKVKSDDDDSSFFNLGGSSDNYILVREGLYLFKEENLSKDPVNEDYLKFMADWYGKLGAFTGLSGSFANHGLLKKVDFNSGLGVSRNIDGNENIYFEDDSGNYEPEWNSTIIGDTDLPFRWGSDLTFTAGDFSGDLSFYSDPYFNEDFLDREENFDWLNNILTADDSEDRIPETVTDMDWVISYSRTFQPEFMKPFVDSIAISPVRMNMEWNRRDNEAVESELSPSRVFFYPEKLNLPYGSITLSGKPVSYSSKEGWGWNRDVTDEEEDEERETLSPPWDQNEDGDEESSGEEERGLLPAVPWSALFTSTIPQFYSGSFSYNFKTDFNIEGFTDHAEWTEPGHINFKMEESYFLNNNRLTTVIDNNFLDSRIQLVNNNSYTNNYRNHLKVFGLDDSDVDYDQKLSDYRARSIDWNNTFKSTVYPLKFNKVFGASNFTYNLDNQLYKKTFESYEEGGDPVYDEVWAEWDEDTINQHKVGAILKYTGNYIFASSDSNFNLPPLDRRETYTNTLGYDVFKWRTSVSQTSIREEKQEDNPDWDGEVWTFQPFIFTSSYKPMDKISINQSLEYDIEEKELTKSISSVSVFGLYSSYTHEYTTPYTWDKENHSWIAGDDAFIPSKLSAGYKYDLTDWTFWKKRMRFTTNLDIGWTTNLQQFNDNSLSLGWGFNYHIHEFLDFKFTMSSKNKNMYLYFEQYRNKLGIDENYSFWEDMFKSLNFFSKDQQDRYDSNFNLDSINLELVHHLRDWDLTFLYSGSPKLEDKSYDWYSEFSIAVVWNPIPQIKSLVQRKGEDWTVDNR, from the coding sequence ATGAAAAAATATCAGAGAACTGCAGCATTTCTACTCCTCTTTTATCTCCTGACACCGGTGTTCTCTCAGGAGATCGGGGAAGACGCCCCTTTGTCTGAAGCCGAGGGCGAACCTGAGGCTCAACCTGAGGCTCAACCTGAGGCTCAACCTGAGGCTCAACCTGAACTCAGCCTCTATGAAAAGACGATGATCAAAGACATCGAAACAGCCTCATACTACGAACTTGTGGCCTGGTGTCGCAGCCTGGATCTGAGTGACGGCGGTGATTCAGCCTCCCTCAAAAAATCCCTTTTCCAACACTACAGTCTGAGCCCCTCAAAGAAACGATCTGAAGATTCCAATGTCTCAATCATTACAGTCAAATCTGCTTATAATACCGACTACTTTACTGTCGAGGAAAATGATCAGCAGATGATCGTACTCAAGGGTGATGTGGAAGTGGAGATGGTCGAGAGCGGCTCAAACCCCCGTACACATATAATCAAGGCAGAAGAGCTTATCTTTAACCAGACTGAGCAGGTTATTACTGCCCGGGGTAATCTGGAATATACTCTTATCAGTTCTGATTCAAAGGATATTTTCTACGGCGACAGTCTGGACTTTTCGGTGAGTTCATGGAGCGGACTTATCTTCAAGGGAACATCCTTGAGGGATGAGGAAGTGGAAGGCGAGAGCCAGACCTTCTATTTCAATGGAAACATATTAAAAAAATCAGGGAAGGGCGGTATCTTTATTCTGGATGACGGCCTGATCAAGACTCAGGACCGGGAAGATCCGGATTTTCATCTGAAGGCAAAAAAACTGTGGCTTTTGGGGCCCCAGGAGTGGGGAATCCTCAGCGGAGTTCTCTATGTGGGACACGTACCGCTTCTGTATATTCCCTTCTATTTTAAACCTGGTAACGAGCTGATTTTTAACCCGGTGATTGGACAGAAGACCCGTAAAGGAACATTCCTGCAGACTACAACTTATCTTATGGGTCAGAAGGTTAAGTCTGATGATGATGACTCCTCTTTTTTCAATTTAGGAGGTAGTTCCGACAATTATATCCTGGTGAGGGAAGGGCTGTATTTATTCAAGGAAGAGAATCTGTCTAAAGATCCCGTCAATGAAGACTATCTTAAGTTTATGGCCGACTGGTATGGCAAGCTGGGGGCTTTTACCGGCCTGAGCGGTAGTTTTGCAAATCATGGTCTGCTTAAAAAGGTGGATTTTAACAGCGGATTAGGGGTCAGCCGTAATATAGACGGTAATGAAAACATCTATTTTGAAGATGACTCAGGTAATTATGAGCCTGAGTGGAACAGCACCATCATTGGTGATACTGACCTGCCTTTCCGCTGGGGAAGTGACCTGACATTTACAGCGGGAGATTTCAGCGGAGATTTAAGCTTTTACTCGGACCCCTATTTTAATGAAGATTTTCTGGATCGAGAAGAGAACTTTGACTGGCTGAACAATATTCTCACCGCGGATGACAGTGAAGACAGAATCCCCGAGACAGTAACTGACATGGACTGGGTTATCTCCTATTCAAGAACCTTTCAGCCTGAGTTTATGAAACCTTTTGTTGATTCCATCGCTATTTCTCCTGTGAGGATGAATATGGAGTGGAATCGAAGAGATAATGAGGCGGTTGAGAGTGAACTATCTCCTTCTCGGGTCTTTTTCTATCCTGAAAAACTGAACTTACCCTATGGTTCAATCACTCTTTCGGGTAAACCGGTTTCCTATTCAAGTAAAGAGGGCTGGGGCTGGAATCGTGATGTTACAGATGAAGAAGAGGATGAAGAGCGTGAGACCCTCTCTCCTCCCTGGGATCAGAATGAGGACGGAGATGAAGAGAGCAGCGGCGAAGAGGAGAGGGGCCTTCTCCCGGCTGTTCCCTGGTCTGCTCTTTTTACCAGCACCATACCCCAGTTTTACAGCGGAAGCTTCAGTTATAATTTTAAGACGGATTTCAATATTGAAGGATTTACAGACCACGCGGAGTGGACAGAGCCTGGTCATATCAACTTTAAGATGGAAGAGTCCTATTTTCTGAACAACAATAGACTTACCACTGTTATAGATAACAATTTTTTGGATAGCCGTATTCAGCTGGTGAACAACAACTCCTATACAAATAACTACAGGAATCATCTTAAGGTATTCGGTCTGGATGACAGTGATGTGGATTATGACCAGAAATTGAGCGACTACCGGGCCAGGTCCATCGACTGGAATAACACCTTCAAGTCAACGGTCTATCCATTAAAGTTCAACAAGGTATTCGGGGCAAGCAATTTCACATATAATCTGGATAATCAGCTCTATAAAAAAACTTTTGAGTCCTATGAAGAAGGGGGAGACCCTGTTTATGACGAGGTATGGGCTGAATGGGATGAAGATACCATCAATCAGCATAAAGTCGGTGCCATTCTGAAATATACCGGGAATTATATCTTCGCTTCCAGCGATTCCAATTTCAATCTGCCCCCCCTGGACCGGAGGGAGACCTATACAAATACCCTGGGATATGATGTGTTCAAATGGAGAACTTCCGTAAGCCAGACATCTATCAGAGAAGAGAAACAAGAGGATAATCCGGACTGGGATGGAGAAGTCTGGACATTTCAGCCCTTTATCTTTACTTCTTCCTATAAACCTATGGATAAAATTTCAATTAATCAGTCTCTTGAGTACGATATCGAAGAGAAGGAACTTACAAAAAGTATCTCATCTGTCTCAGTCTTCGGTCTGTACTCAAGTTACACCCACGAGTATACAACTCCCTATACCTGGGACAAGGAAAATCACAGCTGGATTGCCGGTGATGATGCCTTCATTCCCTCCAAGCTCAGTGCGGGGTATAAGTATGATCTAACAGACTGGACTTTCTGGAAAAAAAGGATGCGCTTCACCACCAATCTGGATATTGGATGGACCACCAATCTACAGCAGTTCAATGATAATTCACTCAGTTTAGGCTGGGGATTCAATTACCATATCCATGAATTTCTTGATTTTAAATTCACAATGAGTTCAAAAAACAAGAATATGTATCTCTACTTTGAACAGTACAGGAACAAACTGGGAATAGATGAGAACTACAGCTTTTGGGAAGATATGTTTAAGTCCCTGAACTTCTTCAGTAAGGATCAGCAGGACCGTTATGACTCTAACTTCAATTTGGACAGCATCAATCTTGAACTTGTTCATCATCTGAGAGACTGGGACTTGACTTTCCTCTATTCAGGTTCTCCCAAACTGGAGGATAAATCCTATGATTGGTACTCTGAATTTTCTATTGCTGTGGTCTGGAATCCCATACCCCAGATCAAATCACTGGTACAGAGAAAGGGTGAAGACTGGACCGTGGATAATCGCTGA
- a CDS encoding PhoH family protein — translation MIKTEMIVIEDPDTLGKVCGANDRNLKQLESLLGSKIYTRGNEIHLSSDNGKIYHIFESILNDLLFSVKRNRIPDAYMIDTLFQAYGDEQSSMGSMDFLENELNIPGGSGRIRARNLNQARYLSQMQSHDLSFGIGPAGTGKTFLAVAFALNEILNRRYRKLILSRPVVEAGESLGFLPGDLTQKLDPYLKPLFDAMEELLTASAFQKMQEMNLYEISPLAYMRGRSLKNCIIVLDEAQNTTREQMKMFLTRMGVGSRAIITGDLTQIDLPNKEKSGLLEAERLLKDVEGIGFSSFKRGDVVRHHLVSKILEAYEQEHTS, via the coding sequence TTGATAAAAACAGAAATGATCGTCATTGAAGATCCGGATACTCTTGGGAAAGTCTGCGGCGCAAATGACCGCAACCTGAAGCAGCTTGAAAGCCTGCTCGGATCTAAGATTTATACCCGGGGTAACGAGATTCATCTTTCATCAGATAACGGGAAAATATACCACATATTTGAATCTATTCTCAATGACCTTCTTTTTTCTGTAAAAAGAAACCGTATTCCTGATGCCTATATGATAGATACTCTGTTTCAGGCTTATGGTGATGAACAGAGCAGTATGGGAAGCATGGATTTTCTGGAAAATGAGCTGAATATACCCGGAGGCAGCGGTAGAATCAGAGCCAGAAATCTTAATCAGGCACGTTATCTTTCTCAGATGCAGTCTCACGATCTCAGTTTTGGTATCGGACCTGCAGGTACGGGAAAGACTTTTCTTGCAGTCGCTTTTGCCCTGAATGAAATTCTTAACAGACGTTATAGAAAACTGATTCTTTCACGTCCTGTAGTAGAAGCAGGAGAGAGTCTTGGCTTTCTTCCCGGAGATCTGACTCAGAAGCTAGATCCCTACCTCAAACCTCTGTTTGACGCCATGGAAGAACTTTTGACCGCATCGGCTTTTCAAAAAATGCAGGAGATGAACCTTTATGAAATATCCCCCCTTGCCTATATGAGGGGGCGAAGTTTGAAAAATTGTATTATAGTGCTTGATGAAGCACAGAATACTACACGGGAACAGATGAAAATGTTTCTCACCCGGATGGGTGTGGGCTCCCGTGCTATTATTACGGGAGATCTGACACAGATAGATCTTCCTAATAAAGAAAAATCCGGTCTGCTTGAGGCAGAGCGACTGCTTAAGGATGTGGAAGGTATAGGCTTTTCATCATTCAAGCGGGGAGATGTCGTAAGGCATCATCTCGTATCAAAAATATTAGAGGCTTATGAACAGGAACATACGAGTTAA